A genomic segment from uncultured Desulfuromonas sp. encodes:
- a CDS encoding chemotaxis protein CheW: MSDEAYYKDVKVPKLLTGLINHMATVEGYRDELSNLGNQWDLLTILGQMSGTGMDMTDTRLGFQRLTSELLGQLGLETLKTTVQEIGSKAQVAVDIVIRNLFERTADIGFLATDDDIRAFLNSATEMERQIAVIREQDELHPEQRDASEIRADQAARKAQIVKRFQEYVAKYSVYYNIILLDPDGHVLVQLDQENTIEHSTDPLLKQALNTHSEYVEAFRHTDLLASEERALIYAYRVTQTNEADSTPLGVLCLCFRFENEMEGVFKNLSSEGDWSVLSLLDKNGQVIASSDTYHIPLGAKMEITPEADFRVTQFAGREYLATTCATKGYQGYFGLGWYGHVMIPLEHAFDKKNSSDLRQRVAPEILDAVMNDPRLFSEDLRSIPVQADHIQHELERTVWNGNVRESDAQSKVLLWNISDAGARTKMVFEKSIGNLHETVVSGILNDVQFQAALAVDIMDRNLYERANDCRWWALTSAFRSILAQPERSTEDMDTISSILAYINGLYTVYTNLFVYDLSGRILAVSNSAEARIVGTVLSEDWVRDTLSLKESQCYSVSSFSATHLYDSQHTYIYGAAITDPDNPGQCVGGIGIVFDSTPQFCEMLRDSLPRSEKGDVLDGCFGVFADRKRSIISSTDERFAVGEVMDIDPAFFALPNGEGTSRIISFNGYYYAVGARTSAGYREYKTNDGYLNDVIAMVFVPLAEISERDKRVHRRREMGVAATTRDGGPDCIELATFYIGNKWLGINARKVKEAITSEGMTTVPGSHAFVVGKILYDGHIINVIDVRTQLKLAQEPFDPNAPIVVMETGEDCVGLVVDALGEIPEVCMDRVDKKKNVLDATGQYIECIIKPQPNSGSKELLVVIDPEKMVDTLIGVCRK; encoded by the coding sequence ATGTCTGACGAAGCGTATTACAAAGATGTCAAAGTGCCCAAACTGTTAACCGGTTTGATTAACCATATGGCGACAGTCGAAGGCTACCGCGATGAGTTGAGTAATCTCGGTAATCAGTGGGACCTGTTGACGATTCTGGGCCAGATGAGTGGCACCGGGATGGATATGACCGATACCCGTTTAGGGTTTCAGCGGTTGACCTCTGAACTGCTCGGCCAACTGGGACTGGAAACGCTGAAAACCACGGTCCAGGAAATCGGCAGTAAGGCGCAGGTGGCCGTTGATATCGTGATCCGCAATCTCTTTGAACGGACCGCGGATATTGGTTTTCTCGCCACGGATGATGACATTCGTGCCTTTTTGAACAGTGCGACGGAAATGGAGCGGCAGATCGCGGTCATCCGTGAACAGGATGAGCTGCACCCAGAACAACGCGATGCCAGCGAAATTCGTGCGGACCAGGCGGCAAGAAAAGCGCAGATCGTCAAACGCTTTCAGGAGTATGTTGCCAAATACTCCGTTTACTACAATATCATCCTCCTTGATCCGGATGGCCATGTCCTGGTGCAGTTGGATCAGGAAAATACCATCGAGCATTCAACGGATCCATTGCTCAAACAGGCACTCAATACGCATAGCGAGTATGTTGAAGCGTTCCGCCATACCGACCTGTTGGCCTCTGAGGAGAGAGCGCTGATTTACGCCTATCGCGTAACGCAGACCAATGAGGCCGATTCAACGCCACTGGGGGTGCTGTGTCTGTGCTTTCGTTTTGAAAATGAGATGGAAGGGGTCTTTAAAAATCTCAGCAGTGAAGGCGATTGGTCGGTGCTCAGTTTGTTGGATAAAAACGGCCAGGTGATTGCCAGCAGCGATACGTATCACATCCCTCTGGGGGCGAAAATGGAGATTACTCCTGAGGCGGATTTCAGGGTCACCCAGTTTGCCGGACGGGAGTATCTGGCTACCACCTGTGCTACCAAAGGCTATCAGGGCTATTTTGGCCTCGGCTGGTATGGCCATGTCATGATTCCCCTGGAGCACGCCTTTGACAAAAAGAATTCCTCGGATCTGCGCCAGCGCGTCGCCCCGGAAATTCTTGATGCGGTGATGAACGATCCGCGCCTGTTTTCGGAGGACCTTCGCTCCATCCCGGTGCAGGCCGATCATATTCAGCATGAGTTGGAACGCACCGTATGGAACGGCAATGTGCGGGAAAGTGATGCCCAGAGCAAGGTGCTGTTGTGGAATATCTCCGATGCCGGTGCGCGCACCAAGATGGTGTTTGAAAAGTCGATCGGCAACCTGCATGAGACGGTAGTCAGCGGCATTCTCAATGATGTGCAGTTTCAAGCCGCTCTTGCCGTAGATATCATGGACCGCAACCTGTATGAGCGCGCCAATGACTGCCGTTGGTGGGCTTTGACCTCGGCATTTCGAAGTATCCTGGCGCAACCGGAACGCTCCACCGAGGACATGGACACCATTTCCTCAATCCTGGCCTATATCAATGGGCTGTATACCGTGTACACCAATTTGTTCGTCTATGACCTTAGTGGACGAATTCTCGCGGTATCCAATTCTGCGGAAGCACGCATTGTCGGCACGGTGTTGAGTGAAGATTGGGTGCGCGATACCCTGTCTCTCAAAGAGTCACAATGTTACAGCGTCTCGTCGTTTTCGGCGACACACCTCTATGATAGCCAACATACCTATATCTACGGGGCGGCCATTACCGATCCGGACAATCCCGGACAATGTGTCGGTGGTATCGGCATTGTCTTCGACAGTACGCCACAGTTTTGTGAAATGTTACGCGACTCACTGCCGCGCAGTGAAAAGGGCGACGTGCTGGATGGCTGCTTCGGGGTGTTCGCGGATCGCAAGCGAAGCATTATCAGCAGCACGGATGAGCGGTTTGCCGTTGGCGAAGTGATGGATATTGATCCGGCTTTTTTTGCCTTGCCCAATGGCGAAGGAACCTCGCGCATCATTTCATTTAACGGCTATTATTACGCTGTCGGGGCGCGTACCAGTGCCGGGTATCGTGAATATAAAACCAATGACGGTTATCTCAACGATGTCATTGCCATGGTCTTTGTCCCGCTCGCTGAAATTTCAGAGCGGGATAAACGGGTTCACCGTCGTCGCGAGATGGGTGTAGCCGCCACCACGCGTGATGGTGGACCGGATTGTATTGAGCTGGCGACATTCTATATCGGAAACAAGTGGCTGGGAATCAATGCCCGGAAAGTCAAAGAGGCGATTACCTCTGAAGGGATGACAACGGTTCCGGGCTCTCACGCGTTTGTTGTGGGAAAAATCCTCTATGATGGCCATATCATCAATGTCATTGATGTCCGGACCCAGTTGAAACTCGCTCAGGAACCCTTTGATCCCAATGCTCCGATTGTCGTGATGGAGACTGGAGAAGATTGTGTGGGACTGGTGGTTGATGCGTTGGGAGAGATTCCAGAAGTGTGTATGGATCGGGTCGACAAAAAGAAAAATGTCCTTGATGCAACAGGTCAATATATCGAATGCATCATCAAGCCTCAGCCAAATTCCGGCAGCAAAGAACTGCTGGTGGTTATTGACCCGGAGAAAATGGTCGATACCCTGATTGGAGTCTGTCGCAAATAG
- the pstS gene encoding phosphate ABC transporter substrate-binding protein PstS: MKLAHVFVSALLGVSLLFTATMACAEVKLQGSGASFPFPIYSKWFRDYSKAADGVRVDYQAKGSGAGIRDYISQVVDFAGSDAAMNDSEIAKAKSGVILLPMTAGEIVLTFNLDGVKELNLPRDVYPLIFTGAISKWNDPKIAAANPGVHLPDRDITVVVRSDSSGTTYVFTGHLSHINETFKTTIGQGKAPQWPASTRFVKAPKNDGITATVRQTPGSIGYIEYGYAKLTKSPTAKLENKEGHFVLAGAEAGSAALASAEFPKGHLPGSNVPDLRAWVYDPAGAKSYPIATFTWMIFPEKQDPEKAKAARDLVEYCLTEGQKSADSLGYIPLPKNIIETVRKTAQLIQ, from the coding sequence ATGAAATTGGCTCATGTTTTCGTAAGCGCTCTGTTGGGCGTCAGTCTGTTATTTACCGCAACCATGGCTTGTGCAGAAGTCAAACTGCAAGGTTCCGGTGCAAGTTTTCCTTTTCCGATCTATTCAAAATGGTTTCGCGATTACAGCAAGGCAGCGGATGGTGTGCGGGTGGATTATCAGGCCAAGGGAAGTGGCGCCGGCATTCGTGATTATATCAGCCAGGTCGTCGATTTCGCCGGCAGTGATGCGGCCATGAACGACAGCGAGATTGCCAAAGCAAAAAGCGGTGTCATTCTGTTGCCGATGACGGCTGGCGAGATTGTGCTGACTTTTAACCTGGATGGGGTGAAAGAACTCAATCTGCCGCGCGACGTTTACCCACTGATTTTTACCGGCGCCATCAGCAAATGGAACGACCCGAAAATTGCCGCTGCCAATCCCGGTGTGCATCTGCCGGATCGTGACATCACTGTTGTTGTCCGTTCTGACTCCTCCGGCACGACCTATGTCTTTACCGGTCATCTCTCCCACATCAACGAGACATTTAAAACCACTATCGGTCAGGGCAAAGCACCGCAATGGCCCGCTTCGACACGTTTCGTTAAGGCACCGAAAAATGACGGTATTACCGCAACGGTGCGCCAGACTCCCGGCTCCATCGGTTATATCGAGTACGGTTATGCCAAGCTGACTAAATCGCCGACGGCAAAATTAGAAAACAAAGAGGGCCATTTTGTTCTTGCCGGTGCTGAGGCTGGTTCAGCCGCTCTGGCCAGTGCTGAATTTCCCAAAGGTCATCTGCCCGGTTCCAATGTCCCTGATCTGCGTGCCTGGGTTTATGATCCTGCCGGGGCAAAATCGTATCCGATCGCCACCTTCACCTGGATGATTTTCCCTGAAAAACAGGACCCTGAAAAAGCCAAGGCAGCCCGCGATCTGGTTGAATACTGTCTGACAGAAGGCCAGAAATCGGCGGATTCTCTCGGTTATATCCCTCTGCCGAAAAATATTATTGAAACCGTTCGTAAAACAGCCCAGCTGATTCAATAG
- the pstC gene encoding phosphate ABC transporter permease subunit PstC has product MAENFFNTIESESSISRPPSQRDYQWDALFRVIAKSAAGFVILLLAFILWQLFIDAIPAISHSGLGFFTGTTWDGVKGEFGVLPEIWGTLYSSMIALFLGGIFGIFIAIFLTQDFISARLASVFRTIVELLAAIPSVVYGLWGIYVLIPIMRPVANWLHEQLGFIPFFNTNLNGPGLAPAALVLSIMILPTVAALSVDAFRRIPYKVKEAAYGMGTTRWEAILKVMMPTASSGILAALVLAFGRALGETMALAMLIGNSNQINLSLFAPANTLASLLASNFPEAGIVEIQALMYAALVLLLITFLVNVLGLLIQQLAMRKFEGKS; this is encoded by the coding sequence ATGGCAGAAAACTTTTTTAATACAATTGAATCTGAAAGTTCGATTTCCAGGCCGCCGTCTCAGCGCGATTATCAATGGGATGCACTGTTCCGCGTCATTGCCAAAAGCGCTGCCGGCTTTGTGATTTTATTGTTGGCTTTTATCCTCTGGCAGCTCTTTATTGATGCGATACCGGCAATTTCCCACAGTGGCCTCGGTTTCTTCACCGGGACGACCTGGGATGGCGTCAAAGGCGAATTCGGCGTTTTACCTGAAATCTGGGGGACGCTCTACAGCTCCATGATCGCGCTGTTTTTAGGCGGTATTTTCGGCATTTTTATCGCCATTTTTCTCACCCAGGATTTTATCAGCGCTCGCCTGGCCAGCGTTTTTCGCACCATTGTCGAATTGCTGGCAGCAATCCCTTCCGTCGTGTACGGGCTGTGGGGGATTTACGTGTTGATCCCCATCATGCGACCAGTCGCCAACTGGCTCCATGAGCAGCTTGGCTTTATCCCATTTTTTAACACCAACCTTAACGGTCCCGGACTGGCTCCGGCCGCTCTGGTCCTTTCAATTATGATTTTGCCGACCGTTGCCGCTCTCTCCGTCGATGCGTTCAGACGGATTCCGTACAAAGTCAAGGAAGCGGCCTACGGCATGGGGACCACGCGTTGGGAGGCCATTTTAAAAGTGATGATGCCAACGGCATCTTCCGGCATTCTGGCGGCGTTGGTCTTGGCCTTTGGCCGCGCTCTGGGCGAAACCATGGCGTTGGCCATGCTGATCGGTAACAGTAATCAGATCAATTTATCGCTGTTTGCACCCGCCAATACTCTGGCATCACTGTTAGCGTCCAATTTCCCCGAGGCCGGTATCGTTGAAATACAGGCCTTGATGTATGCGGCGCTGGTGCTGCTGTTGATTACGTTTTTGGTCAATGTCCTCGGATTACTGATTCAGCAACTTGCCATGCGGAAATTTGAGGGGAAATCATGA
- the pstA gene encoding phosphate ABC transporter permease PstA encodes MSATEVTTADVVRSEAPRLERQLFERRALFNHVLTGLTWMVALVGSVPLFSVIYMLLIEGGARLDWEALTALPPAGFDIGGGFGNAIVGTMVMVLIASLLSVPTGILAAIYLAILDPQSKLATVSRFVAKTLTGFPSILAGVFTYAILVIPLGYSAMAGGVALSVLMLPTVLLAAEEAMKQVPRKMTDAAFGMGCTRTQVIWKIVLPTGLPGILTGVLLAIAGAAGESAPLLFTALFSNYYMSELIEPTASLSILIYNFSGMPFENQIQLAWAASLVLVLIVLVFNIVARVMGRSRH; translated from the coding sequence ATGAGTGCGACTGAAGTAACAACTGCTGACGTTGTCCGTAGTGAGGCACCGCGTCTTGAACGGCAACTGTTCGAGCGCCGGGCCTTATTCAATCACGTTCTTACCGGTCTTACCTGGATGGTTGCTCTGGTCGGCAGTGTGCCGCTTTTTTCCGTGATCTATATGTTGTTGATCGAAGGGGGCGCGCGCCTGGATTGGGAAGCCTTGACGGCTTTGCCGCCAGCTGGTTTTGATATCGGCGGTGGATTCGGTAATGCCATTGTCGGTACCATGGTGATGGTGTTAATCGCCAGTCTGCTCAGTGTACCCACCGGGATTCTTGCCGCGATCTACCTGGCGATTCTCGATCCTCAGAGTAAATTGGCCACCGTTTCACGGTTTGTGGCCAAAACTCTGACCGGTTTCCCGTCGATTCTCGCCGGTGTGTTCACCTATGCCATTCTGGTTATTCCTCTGGGTTATTCGGCTATGGCTGGTGGTGTGGCCCTATCGGTGCTGATGTTGCCGACGGTTTTGCTCGCCGCAGAAGAGGCCATGAAACAGGTGCCGCGCAAAATGACGGATGCCGCTTTTGGTATGGGCTGCACGCGCACCCAGGTGATCTGGAAAATTGTCTTGCCCACCGGATTGCCCGGTATTCTCACCGGCGTGTTGCTGGCGATTGCCGGAGCGGCAGGAGAATCAGCCCCCTTGCTGTTTACGGCGTTGTTCAGCAATTACTACATGTCCGAGTTGATCGAACCGACAGCTTCGTTGTCGATCCTGATTTACAACTTTTCCGGTATGCCGTTTGAGAACCAGATTCAGCTCGCCTGGGCCGCATCACTGGTGCTGGTATTGATTGTTCTGGTCTTTAATATCGTCGCCCGCGTGATGGGGCGTTCACGGCATTAA
- the pstB gene encoding phosphate ABC transporter ATP-binding protein PstB, which translates to MMSFAAVAEKRVTEAAAFSPAGDVVIDCNLDKVYYGSYNAVRDSHVPIEKGKITGFIGPSGCGKSTVLRSLNRMNDLIPGFRFDGHVHYHGKDIYAKKVDPVVIRRYIGMVFQQPNPFSMSIYDNVAFGLKLNRYKGDADERVEKALTRAALWNEVKDKLNKSGLSLSGGQQQRLCIARAIATEPDVLLMDEPCSALDPIATRQVEELMLELKDSYTVALVTHNMMQAVRVADTTAFFGVDVSQGERVGRLVEMGETKQVFEDPMENLTKQYISGEFS; encoded by the coding sequence ATGATGAGTTTTGCAGCAGTCGCAGAAAAAAGAGTCACTGAGGCGGCAGCCTTCAGCCCGGCTGGAGATGTTGTGATCGATTGCAATCTGGATAAAGTTTATTACGGCAGCTACAACGCCGTGCGTGATAGTCATGTGCCGATTGAAAAAGGCAAGATCACCGGTTTTATCGGACCCTCGGGTTGCGGCAAGAGTACCGTTTTGCGCAGCCTCAACCGCATGAACGATCTGATCCCCGGTTTTCGTTTTGACGGCCACGTCCACTATCACGGCAAGGATATCTACGCCAAAAAAGTCGATCCCGTGGTTATTCGCCGTTATATCGGCATGGTCTTTCAGCAGCCGAACCCGTTTTCAATGAGCATTTATGACAATGTCGCCTTTGGCCTCAAGCTCAACCGATACAAAGGGGATGCTGACGAACGTGTGGAAAAAGCCCTGACCCGCGCGGCCTTGTGGAACGAGGTCAAGGATAAACTCAACAAAAGCGGTTTGTCGTTATCCGGCGGACAGCAGCAGCGGTTGTGTATTGCCAGGGCTATCGCCACTGAGCCGGATGTGCTGTTGATGGATGAACCCTGCTCAGCTCTTGACCCGATTGCCACCCGCCAGGTTGAGGAACTGATGCTGGAGTTGAAAGACAGCTACACCGTTGCCCTGGTTACGCACAACATGATGCAGGCGGTGCGTGTCGCTGACACGACCGCCTTCTTTGGTGTCGATGTCTCTCAAGGGGAGCGGGTCGGACGGCTGGTCGAAATGGGAGAGACCAAACAGGTGTTTGAAGATCCCATGGAAAATTTGACCAAACAGTATATTTC